Below is a window of Pseudarthrobacter equi DNA.
AGGACTTGTGCGAGGTAGGGGCTGCGTCCCGTTTCAGCCAACATCAAGCCGTCCCGCTCAATCGCCCATCCACTGGTGACCGCCTCAAGGCAGCCTGTGCGCCCGCACCTGCAGGCAACCACTCCGGCCTCCGGGACGGCCACATGGCCAATGGAACCCGCCAGGCCATGGGAGCCCCGGTAGAGCCTGCCATCGGCGATGAGGGCAGCTCCAACCCCGGCGCCGGCCCCGAAATAGAGCAAGTGCTTTGCCTTGGCAGCCCGCGGATTGCTCTCTATTTCAGCGAGCGCCAGAAGATTAACGCGATTGTCCACCCATGCCGGAACCGGCCAGCGAGCCGCGAACTCTTCCCGTACGGGGTAGTCCTCCCAACCCGGCATGACCGGTACGCCAACGGGAGTGCCGGTATCGAAATTGACCGGACCGGAGAGCCCCACGCCGATCCCCAGCAGGTTGTTGCCCCCTTGCTCCCTGATGACGTCATCGACGATCCCATTGACCTGGCCCAGGATCCGCTCGGGCCCTTCGCTGATCTCGCACAGCTCCCGGTGGCGGGTGCCCAGCAGGGAGCCGGCCAGATCGGAAGCACTGACCACCATTTCATTGGACGCAATGTCCACGCCTATGACGTAGCCGGCCTGGGCGTTGAGGGACAGCAGCTTGGCGGTCCGCCCGCCCGTAGAGGGAGCGCGGCCGGGGGAATGGATAAGCCCGATTTGTTCGAGTTCTGCAACCCGCTCGGCAACAACACTGCGCCCCAGCCCTACGTGATCGGTCAGGCTGGCCTGCGTAATGCCGTCCTGCCAACGGATTGTTTCCAGTACGGACGCGAGTCCGGTATACCGCTCTATGGCCATTGAATCTCTTCCTGGGTGCTCGCGCCCACTGCGTCAGCGCTGTGGTGATGGATCCTGTCCGTTTTGTGGAACCATCCGGGCACTCACAGGTGCCATCATGCTCCAACTCCACGTCACCAAACAAGAAAAGTCTAGCAACTTTTGCCGGTCATCGGATAAACTCTTCCAAATTCCCACCTAGCAAGGAGATTTTATGCGACGGCCCACGAGCACGAATGACGACGGCGTCCAGTACCGCGACCTGAACGGCAACGGAGTGATGGACCCCTACGAAGATCCGCGCCTGGACTCCGCGAGCCGCGCGAAGGATCTGCTCGAACGCTTGTCGATAGAAGAAAAAGTCGGGCTGCTATTCAACACGGTGATGGTTGTTGGCGAGCCGGGTGACCACGATACTGCGAGTCCGTTCGGGCCGGAGACTCCTCGCGACTTTGTAGTAGGCCAGTCTATTAACCACTTCAATATTGGCCGCTTCCCTTCGGCAGAGCACATGGCGCGTTGGCAGAACTGCATGCAGGAACTCGCCGAGCTTGCTCCCCACGGGATTCCCATCACCTTTGCCACCGATCCCCGCCATGGTTTCGCGCAGAACGATGGCATGGTCTTCGCAACCGGCTCGTTCTCACAGTGGCCCGAGCCCATGGGCCTCGCAGCCATCGGCGATCCTGCGTTAGTGAGTGAATTCGCCGAGACCGCAAGGAGCGAGTATGTCGCCGTCGGACTTCGTGCAGCTATTCACCCGCAGATCGACTTGGCCTCTGATCCGCGCTGGGCGCGTCAATTGCAGAGCTTCAGTTCAAACTCAGCGGTGACGTCAGAGTACGGGTCGCTGTTGATCGAAGGTCTACAGGGCCAGAAGCTGTCATCCACGAGCGTCGCCTGCACGGCAAAGCACTTCCCGGGAGGCGGGGCGCAAGAAGACGGGGAGGATCCCCACTTCCCACAAGGCAAAGCTCAGGTTTATCCAGGGGGCAACTTCGAAGAGCACCTGGCACCGTTCCGAGCAGCTATCGCCGCCGGAACCAGCGCGATCATGCCTTACTACTCACTGGCGAAAGACCTGCTCATTGACGGCGTAGCCGTGGAGGAAGTGGGCTTCGCCTACAACAAATACCTGATCTCGACACTCCTACGCGAAGATCTTGGGTTCACTGGGGTTGTACTTACTGACTGGCAGCTCGTCACAGACCTTGAAGTCTTTGGCTTGCCGTTCCCTGCCAAGGCGTGGGGTGTGGAGCACCTCAGCCGCATTGAGCGTGTTGAGAAGCTCTTCGACGCCGGCGCAGATCAATTCGGGGGCGAGTCCTGCACGGATTTGGTCCT
It encodes the following:
- a CDS encoding ROK family transcriptional regulator, which translates into the protein MAIERYTGLASVLETIRWQDGITQASLTDHVGLGRSVVAERVAELEQIGLIHSPGRAPSTGGRTAKLLSLNAQAGYVIGVDIASNEMVVSASDLAGSLLGTRHRELCEISEGPERILGQVNGIVDDVIREQGGNNLLGIGVGLSGPVNFDTGTPVGVPVMPGWEDYPVREEFAARWPVPAWVDNRVNLLALAEIESNPRAAKAKHLLYFGAGAGVGAALIADGRLYRGSHGLAGSIGHVAVPEAGVVACRCGRTGCLEAVTSGWAIERDGLMLAETGRSPYLAQVLKETGRVRAYDVTLAAEHQDAAAKELLHRTAALLGSSLATLVSFFAPHMLVVGGGIARAKDIVLKPIQQAVLERLPSTGAPDLLVELSALDEQVGGVVGAAQLVLGELFSKDNLPGLLERLMQPLSQTKEGVSA
- a CDS encoding glycoside hydrolase family 3 protein is translated as MRRPTSTNDDGVQYRDLNGNGVMDPYEDPRLDSASRAKDLLERLSIEEKVGLLFNTVMVVGEPGDHDTASPFGPETPRDFVVGQSINHFNIGRFPSAEHMARWQNCMQELAELAPHGIPITFATDPRHGFAQNDGMVFATGSFSQWPEPMGLAAIGDPALVSEFAETARSEYVAVGLRAAIHPQIDLASDPRWARQLQSFSSNSAVTSEYGSLLIEGLQGQKLSSTSVACTAKHFPGGGAQEDGEDPHFPQGKAQVYPGGNFEEHLAPFRAAIAAGTSAIMPYYSLAKDLLIDGVAVEEVGFAYNKYLISTLLREDLGFTGVVLTDWQLVTDLEVFGLPFPAKAWGVEHLSRIERVEKLFDAGADQFGGESCTDLVLELLASGRLSQKRVDASALKVLQVKFELGLFDNPYVDENAVATIVGSESFRAAGHRAQAEAVTVLKNTGVLPLRADTRVYVEGVNPEVVDDRVTLVDDKKDADVALVRLTVPYEPRNEYFLDAMTHQGSLDFPDEEVARVRALAAELPVILDVYLERAGILTPFDELAEAVTVNFGASDAALLDALTGTIPPRGRLPIELPRSMAAVEASHPDVPNDTKDPLYRYGAGLSLPSTSRRESRMLT